A section of the Triticum dicoccoides isolate Atlit2015 ecotype Zavitan chromosome 7A, WEW_v2.0, whole genome shotgun sequence genome encodes:
- the LOC119330792 gene encoding aspartate aminotransferase, mitochondrial-like, translating into MAMSRAAAAVGRRRCGPRLPAARSMASWFGHVEPAAKDPILGVTEAFLADPSPDKVNVGVGAYRDDDGKPVVLECVREAERRIAGSTNMEYLPMGGSVKMIEESLKLAYGEDSEFIKDKRIAAVQALSGTGACRLFADFQKRFLPDSQIYIPTPTWSNHHNIWRDAQVPQRTFAYYHPESRGLDFAGLMDDIKNAPEGSFFLLHACAHNPTGVDPSEEQWREISQQFKVKNHFPFFDMAYQGFASGDPERDAKAIRIFLEDGHQIGCAQSYAKNMGLYGQRAGCLSILCDDEIQAVDVKSQLQQIARPMYSNPPLHGALIVSTILGDPALKSLWLKEVKGMADRIIGMRKALKESLEKLGSPLSWEHITNQIGMFCYSGMTPEQVDRLTNEFHIYMTRNGRISMAGVTTGNVAYLANAIHEVTKPI; encoded by the exons atggcgatgtcTCGCGCCGCGGCAGCGGTCGGGCGGCGCCGGTGCGGGCCGCGCCTGCCCGCGGCGAGGTCCATGGCGTCGTGGTTCGGCCACGTGGAGCCGGCCGCCAAGGACCCCATCCTCGGCGTCACCGAGGCCTTCCTCGCCGACCCCTCGCCGGACAAAGTGAACGTCGGCGTC GGTGCGTACCGGGACGACGACGGGAAGCCCGTGGTGCTCGAGTGCGTGCGCGAGGCGGAGCGGCGCATCGCCGGGAGCACCAACAT GGAGTACCTTCCAATGGGAGGAAGCGTGAAGATGATCGAGGAGTCGCTGAAGCTGGCATACGGGGAGGATTCTGAGTTCATCAAGGACAAGAGGATTGCGGCAGTGCAGGCTCTTTCAGGGACTGGTGCATGTCGCCTCTTTGCAGATTTCCAgaaacgcttcttgccggattcacaGATCTACATACCTACGCCTACATGGTCAAA CCATCACAACATTTGGAGGGATGCCCAGGTACCACAAAGAACATTTGCCTACTACCACCCGGAATCAAGAGGACTGGACTTTGCAGGCCTAATGGATGATATCAAG AACGCTCCAGAGGGTTCCTTCTTTTTGCTTCATGCATGTGCTCACAATCCCACTGGGGTCGATCCTTCTGAGGAACAGTGGAGAGAGATatctcaacaattcaag GTGAAGAACCATTTCCCATTTTTCGACATGGCATACCAAGGATTTGCCAGTGGTGACCCAGAGAGAGATGCCAAGGCAATTCGGATCTTTCTCGAAGATGGACATCAAATTGGATGTGCACAGTCATATGCAAAAAACATGGGACTTTATGGCCAAAGAGCAGGATGCCTTAG TATTCTCTGCGACGATGAAATACAAGCAGTTGATGTGAAGAGCCAGTTACAACAGATTGCCAGACCTATGTACAGCAACCCACCCCTTCACGGCGCACTAATTGTTTCCACTATCCTTGGTGATCCAGCACTGAAAAGCTTATGGCTGAAAGAGGTCAAG GGTATGGCTGATCGCATTATTGGAATGCGAAAAGCACTTAAGGAGAGCCTTGAAAAGTTGGGTTCACCATTATCATGGGAACATATTACTAATCAG ATTGGCATGTTTTGCTACAGCGGGATGACACCTGAACAAGTTGATCGCTTAACAAATGAATTTCACATATACATGACTCGTAATGGCAGGATAAG CATGGCTGGTGTAACAACAGGAAATGTCGCATATTTGGCTAACGCTATTCATGAGGTCACTAAGCCAATTTAA